From Paenibacillus physcomitrellae, the proteins below share one genomic window:
- a CDS encoding lipoate--protein ligase — MLFIDNEGITDASVNLAIEEYALRHLPADETYLLFYINAPSIIIGKHQNTIEEINAEYVKENGIQVVRRLSGGGAVYHDLGNLNFSFITKDDGESFHNFRKFTQPVVEALRNFGVDAELTGRNDLQVGDQKISGNAQFSTRGRMFSHGTLMFNLNLDHVAASLHANPEKFKSKSTKSVRSRVANIIDFMDKKITIEEFRSELLRYIFGMDPDAVPKYALKEEDWAKIRQISEERYRNWDWNYGLSPESNVKHSRKFPVGIIDLRMNIKEGHIQEIKIYGDFFGVGDVADIENLLRGVKYEEAAVRSALEGTDLKHYFGNLELDDFVGLVFLEE, encoded by the coding sequence ATGTTATTCATTGATAATGAGGGGATTACGGACGCCTCGGTCAATTTGGCTATTGAAGAATACGCGCTGAGACATCTGCCGGCGGATGAAACCTATCTGCTCTTCTACATCAACGCTCCGTCGATCATCATCGGCAAGCATCAGAATACAATTGAAGAAATCAACGCAGAGTACGTCAAAGAGAACGGAATCCAGGTCGTTCGCCGTTTGTCGGGCGGCGGTGCTGTCTATCATGATCTGGGCAATCTCAACTTCAGCTTTATTACCAAAGACGACGGCGAGTCCTTCCATAACTTCCGCAAATTTACGCAGCCGGTTGTAGAAGCCCTGAGAAACTTCGGCGTCGATGCGGAATTAACCGGACGGAACGACCTGCAGGTCGGCGACCAGAAGATTTCCGGCAACGCCCAATTCTCTACCCGGGGACGGATGTTCAGCCACGGTACTCTGATGTTCAATCTCAACCTGGATCACGTAGCGGCATCCCTTCATGCCAATCCGGAGAAATTCAAGTCCAAGAGTACCAAGTCGGTGCGCAGCCGTGTAGCTAATATCATCGATTTTATGGACAAGAAAATTACAATCGAAGAGTTCCGCAGTGAACTTCTTCGTTATATCTTCGGCATGGACCCTGACGCCGTTCCGAAATATGCCTTGAAAGAAGAAGATTGGGCTAAAATCCGCCAGATCTCCGAAGAACGCTACAGAAATTGGGATTGGAACTACGGACTGTCTCCGGAATCCAACGTAAAACACAGCCGCAAGTTCCCTGTCGGGATCATTGACCTGCGTATGAACATTAAAGAGGGCCATATTCAGGAGATTAAAATTTACGGCGACTTCTTCGGCGTCGGGGACGTGGCTGATATCGAAAACCTGCTGCGCGGCGTAAAATACGAAGAAGCAGCCGTACGAAGCGCCTTGGAAGGAACCGATTTGAAGCATTACTTCGGAAATCTGGAGCTGGACGATTTTGTAGGGCTGGTTTTCCTGGAAGAATAG
- a CDS encoding Cof-type HAD-IIB family hydrolase — protein sequence MYKLMAIDIDDTLINDDKEVTPATQEALEKAVAKGVVVTLATGRAYASAQALARQTGLNVPIITYQGALVKNLMDEKVLYERYVPYEAGKKLYDFCIKNNLHLQTYIDDKLYAREENQKLIDYATLNGTKYHIEPDFEKLLSKPTPKFLIIDAPDYLDEISPVLRELLGDGVHITKSKPHFLEIMHKEGTKGAALTFLAEHFGCDLSETIACGDSWNDHEMLEAAGLGVAMGNAIAPLKEIADYVTASNNEDGIKQVIEKFILNAE from the coding sequence ATGTATAAACTGATGGCCATCGATATTGATGACACTTTGATTAATGATGATAAAGAAGTAACCCCTGCTACGCAGGAAGCACTGGAGAAAGCTGTGGCTAAAGGCGTTGTCGTAACATTGGCCACCGGCCGTGCTTACGCTTCCGCTCAAGCCCTTGCCCGCCAGACCGGTTTGAACGTGCCGATCATTACGTATCAAGGTGCCCTGGTCAAAAATTTAATGGACGAAAAGGTACTCTACGAACGATATGTACCCTACGAAGCAGGGAAAAAGCTTTACGATTTCTGCATCAAAAACAACCTGCATCTGCAAACCTACATTGACGATAAGCTTTATGCCCGTGAGGAAAATCAAAAGCTGATCGATTACGCTACTTTGAACGGTACCAAATACCACATCGAACCTGATTTTGAGAAATTGCTGTCCAAACCGACGCCTAAATTTCTGATTATCGACGCGCCGGACTATCTGGACGAAATTTCACCGGTGCTGCGTGAGCTGCTCGGCGATGGCGTACACATCACCAAGTCCAAACCGCATTTCCTTGAGATCATGCATAAGGAAGGCACCAAAGGCGCGGCTTTGACCTTTCTGGCCGAGCACTTTGGCTGCGACTTGTCCGAAACGATCGCCTGCGGCGATTCCTGGAATGACCATGAAATGCTTGAAGCGGCCGGCCTTGGCGTTGCTATGGGCAATGCCATCGCTCCGCTGAAAGAAATCGCTGACTATGTGACAGCTTCGAACAATGAAGACGGAATTAAACAAGTCATCGAGAAGTTTATTTTGAATGCGGAATAA